One Clostridium novyi NT genomic window carries:
- a CDS encoding EAL domain-containing protein, with protein sequence MKYVFFLILLISFLIYFLTGIYILKKDGKSTSNKVFFSLCTVTSFWALGYAGMLVGHDILVVNIFRIIASIGWCFLHGIWLEFAIVTSNGGNYKLSYKHKVLIYLFPVIFFVRNSLHEPRAVLVNTEIGWVDICPIDWMFPFLVIYFMFCILGGIFIIYRWGKNSKKNREKKQAVIINSTIFIGALLGGITNILFPVLHIDTFAWGVFFIYIPIIGIWYSIIKYKMLSITPEYVSDYIFKAVNEPIFFLEEDFSIKSFNKSAKIITKYENLQEMNFCQLIKEKDLNLNNLLEVNSINAFEVNLVKKDNEIVECVLSARVVHDDFKDILGIVVILYDISERKKAERILKDYNIRLENKVKERTLKLEESNKTLQKEILDRKLAEEKITYMVYNDILTGLPNKLYFEKHIKNIIEKHDKDKGHFAIMFLDIDNFKLVNDTLGHPKGDELLKKFADRMKTIIDKNNLLARVGGDEFLLLIDGIEDEDTKHIDNIFLKMNNVLKEPFIIDNEEQFITVSIGTAFYPNDGENVEIMIRNADTAMYEAKNSGKNNLKFFSSQANLKLTERIAMRNNLYKALEKDEFEVYYQPQVNIRTNKIVGFEALLRWTCNGQKISPGKFIPVAEDTGLIVPIGYNVIKSACTTIKKLNSMGKDRFTVAVNLSVNQLYEKDFVEKVDEILEEVQMCPEYLEFEITERIALKGNKDVFTTLNNLRDMGIKISIDDFGTEYSSLMNIKKIDIDKIKIDMQFIRGVTEQEKDAAIVSSIIDLSHNVGVTVIAEGVEKKEQLSYLKMKRCDEVQGFFYYKPMPEREVYKTIQNSVKYK encoded by the coding sequence ATGAAGTACGTATTTTTTTTAATTTTGCTTATTAGTTTTTTAATATATTTTCTTACAGGAATATACATACTTAAAAAAGACGGAAAATCTACTTCTAATAAAGTGTTTTTCTCTTTATGTACGGTTACAAGTTTTTGGGCTCTGGGATATGCTGGTATGTTAGTTGGTCATGACATACTCGTTGTAAACATTTTCAGAATTATAGCATCTATAGGATGGTGTTTTTTGCATGGAATTTGGCTTGAATTTGCAATTGTAACTAGTAATGGAGGAAATTACAAATTATCATATAAACATAAAGTTTTAATTTACTTATTTCCTGTAATATTTTTTGTAAGAAATTCATTACATGAACCTAGAGCAGTACTTGTAAATACAGAAATAGGATGGGTTGATATATGTCCAATAGATTGGATGTTCCCTTTTCTTGTGATTTATTTTATGTTCTGTATTTTAGGCGGAATATTTATAATATATAGATGGGGAAAAAACTCTAAAAAAAATAGGGAAAAAAAGCAAGCAGTTATTATAAATAGCACTATTTTTATAGGAGCTTTACTAGGAGGTATAACTAATATACTATTTCCAGTATTACATATTGATACCTTTGCATGGGGTGTTTTCTTTATATATATACCTATTATAGGAATATGGTATTCAATTATAAAATATAAAATGTTATCAATAACACCGGAGTATGTATCTGATTACATATTTAAAGCCGTTAACGAACCTATATTTTTTTTAGAAGAAGATTTTTCCATAAAAAGTTTCAATAAGTCAGCGAAAATAATAACTAAATACGAGAATTTGCAAGAAATGAATTTTTGTCAGCTAATAAAAGAAAAAGATTTAAATTTAAACAATCTTTTGGAAGTAAATTCTATAAATGCTTTCGAAGTAAATTTAGTTAAGAAAGATAATGAAATAGTAGAGTGTGTTTTATCAGCTAGAGTTGTACATGATGATTTTAAGGATATTTTAGGAATAGTAGTAATATTATATGATATATCTGAAAGAAAGAAAGCAGAAAGAATTCTTAAAGATTACAACATTAGACTGGAAAATAAGGTTAAAGAGAGAACTCTAAAGTTAGAGGAATCTAACAAAACACTTCAAAAAGAGATTTTAGATAGAAAATTGGCAGAAGAAAAAATAACCTATATGGTTTATAATGACATTTTAACTGGACTTCCTAATAAATTGTATTTTGAAAAACATATAAAGAATATAATAGAAAAGCATGATAAAGACAAAGGACATTTTGCTATAATGTTTTTAGATATTGATAATTTTAAATTAGTAAATGATACATTAGGACATCCAAAAGGAGATGAATTATTAAAGAAATTTGCAGATAGGATGAAAACAATCATTGATAAAAACAATCTTCTTGCAAGAGTTGGAGGAGATGAATTTTTATTATTAATAGATGGCATAGAAGATGAAGATACAAAGCATATAGATAACATATTTTTAAAAATGAACAATGTACTAAAAGAACCATTTATTATTGACAATGAAGAACAATTTATAACTGTAAGTATAGGAACAGCATTTTACCCAAACGATGGCGAAAATGTAGAAATAATGATAAGAAATGCTGATACAGCCATGTATGAAGCTAAAAATAGCGGAAAAAACAATTTGAAGTTTTTCTCATCACAAGCTAATCTTAAATTAACAGAAAGAATAGCAATGCGAAATAATTTATACAAAGCACTTGAAAAAGATGAGTTTGAAGTGTATTACCAACCACAAGTTAACATAAGAACAAATAAAATAGTTGGATTTGAAGCATTATTAAGGTGGACATGTAATGGACAAAAAATTTCTCCAGGTAAATTTATACCTGTGGCAGAAGATACAGGATTAATAGTTCCAATAGGATACAATGTCATAAAAAGCGCTTGCACAACTATAAAAAAGCTGAATAGTATGGGTAAGGATAGATTTACTGTAGCTGTAAATCTATCTGTTAATCAACTTTATGAAAAAGATTTTGTAGAAAAAGTAGATGAAATTTTAGAAGAAGTACAAATGTGTCCTGAATATTTAGAATTTGAAATAACTGAAAGAATAGCATTAAAAGGAAATAAAGATGTATTTACAACACTAAATAATTTGAGAGATATGGGTATAAAAATATCTATAGATGATTTTGGTACTGAATATTCATCATTAATGAATATTAAGAAAATCGACATAGATAAGATAAAAATAGATATGCAGTTTATACGTGGAGTAACAGAACAAGAAAAGGATGCCGCTATTGTAAGTTCAATTATAGATCTTTCTCATAATGTGGGAGTAACTGTAATTGCAGAAGGAGTGGAGAAAAAAGAACAACTAAGCTATTTGAAAATGAAAAGATGTGATGAAGTTCAAGGATTCTTTTACTATAAACCAATGCCAGAACGAGAAGTATATAAAACTATACAAAATTCTGTTAAATATAAGTAA
- a CDS encoding sodium-dependent transporter, translating into MNNEKTRDSFSNKLGFILSCVGAAIGLGNIWMFPYRLGQNGGGAFLIPYILFVFLLGVTGVISEFAFGRYVGSGPLKGIKNIFKEKNLKGGNILGSIPVISLWCTFVFYSVVVGWILKYFSINFTSNLKNIDIPNYFNSFVTSSQSLIWLSLAMILTLIVICMGVSKGIEKLNKIMMPLLFVLFIILTVRSVTLPGAVEGIKYLFIPRWECLLSIKTWIMALGQAFFTVSLTGCALVVFASYTGKEVNLTSVAIETAIFDTIAALLAALMIIPAAFAFKLDVTSGPALMFITVPTIFKSLPHGQIFNGIFFLSMIFASISSALIMLEGPVEAVLSQTNFKRKKVAIVITIISFLVAVPLCLNMNAFTMFSDIITIIFSPTGTLIVSIVLYYVLGKQIALKEINIGRNKQITDKFIFLGKYVFVIVTLIVIVLGIIYGGI; encoded by the coding sequence ATGAACAATGAAAAAACCAGAGATTCATTCTCAAACAAACTAGGATTTATACTTTCCTGCGTGGGAGCTGCCATAGGCTTAGGCAACATATGGATGTTTCCATACAGATTAGGTCAAAATGGCGGAGGCGCATTTTTAATTCCTTACATTTTATTTGTTTTTTTACTAGGAGTAACTGGGGTAATTTCAGAATTTGCTTTTGGAAGATACGTTGGAAGTGGTCCGTTAAAGGGAATTAAAAATATATTTAAAGAAAAAAATTTAAAAGGCGGAAATATACTTGGATCTATTCCTGTTATAAGTTTATGGTGTACTTTTGTTTTTTATAGTGTTGTTGTAGGTTGGATACTAAAATATTTTTCAATAAACTTTACTAGTAACTTAAAAAATATAGATATTCCTAATTACTTCAATAGTTTTGTAACTAGTTCTCAATCACTAATTTGGTTATCACTTGCTATGATTTTAACACTTATTGTTATATGTATGGGCGTATCTAAAGGTATAGAAAAATTAAATAAAATAATGATGCCTTTATTATTTGTTTTATTTATAATTTTAACTGTTAGAAGTGTTACACTTCCTGGAGCTGTAGAAGGTATTAAATATTTATTTATTCCTAGATGGGAATGTTTATTAAGTATTAAAACTTGGATAATGGCTCTTGGTCAAGCTTTCTTTACTGTATCTTTAACTGGTTGTGCCTTAGTAGTATTTGCTAGTTATACTGGTAAAGAAGTAAATTTAACATCTGTTGCAATAGAAACTGCTATATTTGATACTATTGCTGCATTACTTGCTGCACTTATGATAATACCTGCTGCTTTTGCTTTTAAATTAGATGTTACATCTGGACCTGCACTTATGTTTATTACAGTTCCAACTATATTTAAATCTTTACCTCATGGACAAATTTTTAATGGAATTTTCTTTTTAAGTATGATTTTTGCTTCAATTTCATCTGCACTTATTATGTTAGAAGGACCTGTTGAAGCTGTACTATCTCAAACAAATTTTAAAAGAAAAAAGGTAGCTATAGTTATTACAATAATAAGCTTTTTAGTTGCTGTTCCTCTTTGCTTAAATATGAATGCATTTACTATGTTTTCTGATATAATAACTATAATATTCTCTCCAACTGGAACTTTAATTGTTTCTATTGTTTTATATTATGTACTTGGAAAACAAATAGCATTAAAAGAAATAAACATTGGTAGAAATAAACAAATAACTGATAAATTTATTTTCCTTGGAAAATATGTTTTTGTTATTGTTACTTTAATTGTTATTGTTTTAGGAATAATTTATGGTGGTATTTAA
- a CDS encoding methyl-accepting chemotaxis protein yields the protein MVQGIATMMYNLFIFISLCVLFIYIFSRPIKVVEFLTSEKKDIIASIFLVIILSIPIMLASKYAYTINGTKTNIRDSIGVLSAIIGGPIVGVSVGVIGSFYRYILGGWTALGCSISTLLASIIASFIVYKTSFKIKNLNIKTIGKWMFFIGVWEIVHLEILVPLLGDKTFSEAVSIMSKTLLIPMFFMNMIAILIFLVLIKDMIVNDSRLIVNKQNKMIKEIEESENKILSVNKKIGSFIDELSMLSKNLQNDMDNAVESSKNISSTIKDIANRVYNEDEEIQNTVKIINELSNDINETVNVNENILKFSNEGKLLNEKGINAVEFLKNKTLEGDNTISEVGEKVTILNDKIEKIDGIIEVITSISEQTNLLALNAAIEAARAGEAGRGFAVVAEEVKKLSEETSNAAEEVKKMLLDIGIEAGKVVQSMNDVKKIVVEQDKAVEDTGFIFNDIYKSINNILKLIELGKGNINHIDSSKDGLINMINNVSDVSKDTSSGTQEVSAAVQESINSMNMIADIVERLNNMIHDLKNIQE from the coding sequence ATGGTACAGGGAATAGCTACAATGATGTATAATTTATTCATATTTATATCATTATGTGTATTATTTATTTACATTTTTAGTAGACCTATAAAAGTAGTTGAATTTCTTACATCAGAAAAAAAAGATATTATAGCTTCTATATTTTTAGTAATAATTTTAAGTATACCAATAATGCTTGCATCAAAATATGCATATACAATAAACGGAACAAAGACAAATATTAGAGATTCTATAGGAGTGTTAAGTGCTATAATAGGTGGACCTATTGTAGGAGTAAGCGTAGGAGTAATTGGAAGTTTTTATAGATATATATTAGGAGGATGGACAGCTTTAGGGTGTTCTATATCTACTCTATTAGCATCCATAATAGCATCTTTTATAGTATATAAGACTAGTTTTAAAATTAAGAATTTAAATATTAAAACCATAGGAAAGTGGATGTTTTTTATAGGTGTATGGGAAATTGTTCATCTTGAAATTTTAGTTCCATTACTAGGGGATAAGACGTTTTCAGAAGCTGTTAGTATAATGTCTAAAACATTACTTATTCCTATGTTTTTTATGAATATGATAGCTATATTAATATTTTTAGTATTAATAAAGGACATGATTGTAAATGATAGTAGACTTATAGTAAACAAGCAAAATAAAATGATAAAAGAAATAGAGGAATCGGAAAACAAAATATTATCTGTAAACAAAAAGATAGGTTCTTTTATAGATGAATTATCAATGCTATCTAAGAATTTGCAAAATGATATGGACAATGCAGTTGAATCAAGTAAAAATATATCTAGTACAATAAAAGATATTGCAAATAGAGTATATAATGAAGATGAAGAAATACAGAATACTGTTAAGATAATAAATGAATTATCAAATGATATAAATGAAACAGTAAACGTAAATGAAAATATATTAAAGTTTTCAAATGAAGGAAAACTACTTAATGAAAAAGGGATAAATGCTGTTGAATTTTTAAAAAATAAAACCTTAGAAGGAGATAATACAATATCTGAAGTAGGAGAAAAGGTAACAATTTTAAATGATAAAATAGAAAAAATAGATGGAATAATTGAGGTTATTACAAGTATATCAGAACAAACAAATTTACTTGCATTAAATGCCGCAATAGAAGCTGCTAGAGCAGGAGAAGCTGGAAGGGGATTTGCTGTAGTAGCAGAAGAGGTTAAAAAACTTTCAGAAGAAACTTCAAATGCAGCAGAGGAAGTTAAAAAGATGTTACTGGATATAGGAATAGAGGCGGGGAAAGTTGTACAATCGATGAATGATGTAAAAAAGATAGTTGTAGAACAGGATAAAGCCGTTGAGGATACAGGATTTATTTTTAATGATATATATAAATCTATAAACAATATATTAAAGTTAATTGAACTTGGAAAAGGAAATATAAATCATATTGATAGTAGTAAAGATGGTTTAATAAATATGATAAACAATGTATCAGATGTATCCAAAGATACATCAAGTGGAACTCAAGAGGTAAGTGCAGCTGTACAGGAAAGTATAAATTCAATGAATATGATTGCTGATATAGTAGAAAGACTAAATAATATGATACATGATTTAAAAAATATACAAGAATAA
- a CDS encoding DUF1002 domain-containing protein has protein sequence MKFKRSISRILVALFTVSIITSTQVKRAYADAYKVVTLGADLNSKQKEDMLKYFGVNKDEANVIEVTNKEENSYLKDVASKKQIGTKAISCSYVDPSGQNGLNISTHNMYWVTESMIRNALITAGIENADVKAAAPFRVSGTAALTGILKGFESSKGGKKIDEKKKKAANEEIVVTGDLGEKIGKDEAASLVNQVKKDVIKEKPKNEKEVQNIVLNVTNSFNKNSDKKLDDADIQKITELMNKINGLDLNFKQLKAQLDDVTDKLKGTITSDEARGFFEKLWDAITSFFKELFSSNDNDDKNKEQNSKDKDNQKQDNGNNQSDKLPGDNVDTKNK, from the coding sequence ATGAAATTTAAGAGAAGTATAAGTAGAATATTAGTAGCATTATTTACTGTATCTATAATTACATCAACTCAAGTAAAAAGAGCCTATGCAGATGCTTATAAAGTTGTAACTTTAGGAGCAGATTTAAATAGTAAGCAAAAGGAAGACATGCTTAAATATTTTGGAGTTAATAAAGATGAAGCAAATGTAATAGAGGTAACTAATAAAGAAGAAAATAGTTATTTAAAAGATGTGGCATCTAAAAAACAAATAGGAACAAAAGCTATATCATGTTCTTATGTAGATCCATCAGGTCAAAATGGATTAAACATTTCAACACACAATATGTATTGGGTTACTGAAAGCATGATAAGAAATGCTTTAATCACTGCTGGAATAGAAAATGCCGATGTTAAGGCAGCAGCTCCATTTAGAGTTTCAGGCACTGCGGCACTTACAGGAATATTAAAAGGTTTTGAAAGCAGTAAAGGTGGAAAAAAGATAGATGAGAAAAAGAAAAAAGCAGCTAATGAAGAAATCGTTGTTACTGGAGATTTAGGTGAAAAAATAGGTAAAGATGAAGCTGCAAGTTTAGTAAATCAAGTTAAAAAAGATGTAATTAAAGAAAAGCCTAAAAATGAAAAAGAAGTACAAAACATAGTTTTAAATGTTACTAATAGCTTTAATAAAAATTCTGACAAAAAATTAGATGATGCAGATATTCAAAAAATAACAGAATTAATGAATAAAATAAATGGATTAGATTTAAACTTTAAACAATTAAAAGCTCAATTAGATGATGTTACAGATAAATTAAAAGGAACAATAACAAGTGATGAAGCAAGAGGATTTTTTGAAAAACTTTGGGATGCTATAACTAGCTTTTTCAAAGAATTATTCTCATCAAATGACAATGATGACAAGAATAAAGAGCAAAATTCTAAAGATAAAGATAATCAAAAGCAGGATAATGGAAATAATCAAAGTGACAAATTACCAGGGGATAATGTAGATACAAAGAATAAATAA
- a CDS encoding flavodoxin family protein, protein MKKVILLSGSPNKEGNSVQILRECAKVIEENGVEAEVVSIAGMNLKDCMNGQDGYDDGFDKIIEKIKEAQGLIVATPVYWGTARAETMTALQRIAMASKKQGNFLSRMVGGPIAVARRGGLTSTIEEILMYYMINDMIVPGSTYWNIVFGHDQGEALKDEEGMRTVKRFSENVAYLINKMY, encoded by the coding sequence ATGAAAAAAGTAATATTATTAAGTGGTAGTCCAAATAAAGAAGGAAATAGTGTACAGATTCTTAGAGAGTGTGCTAAAGTTATTGAAGAAAATGGAGTTGAAGCTGAAGTTGTATCCATCGCAGGAATGAATTTAAAGGATTGTATGAATGGACAAGATGGATACGATGATGGATTTGATAAAATCATAGAAAAGATAAAAGAAGCACAAGGATTAATTGTTGCAACACCAGTTTATTGGGGAACTGCAAGGGCAGAAACAATGACAGCTCTTCAAAGAATAGCAATGGCATCTAAAAAACAAGGAAATTTTTTATCAAGAATGGTTGGGGGGCCTATAGCAGTAGCAAGACGTGGTGGACTTACATCTACAATTGAAGAAATTTTAATGTATTATATGATAAATGATATGATTGTACCAGGTTCTACATATTGGAATATAGTATTTGGACATGATCAAGGAGAAGCATTAAAAGATGAAGAAGGAATGAGAACTGTAAAAAGATTTTCAGAAAATGTAGCTTATTTAATTAACAAAATGTATTAA
- a CDS encoding DUF1835 domain-containing protein, whose protein sequence is MNNVIHMCFSASASGSFKYAIKENIIKGKKVISFYDNLSEGKIGNLKNLDDRIEWYKSISHTKEISKEDIYEYKRDYHRYRRKIAKLTREDIIYMWYGECSEDICGMMYALELMKDKCFNIYLINVSSLVEENEYEAFIPKSVSEVMSKDINKYIKFKKELNKNTYKDILQMWEALKNQNEVLRIFKDGKVKSSYKEYFDIDILKNTNKKFRKAARTVGYVLGYSDQNISDDYIFWRVQELIKQGYIEYKGKFGVMREMEIKITNKGIEMLNNDKEAIAFWKEREEETDNEIEYRRIFREECALKERVNIARNLLDVLEVEVIAEKTGLTIEQVKNLERVMSK, encoded by the coding sequence ATGAATAATGTGATTCATATGTGTTTTTCGGCATCTGCTAGTGGAAGTTTTAAATATGCCATTAAAGAAAATATAATTAAGGGCAAAAAAGTTATATCCTTTTACGATAATCTTTCGGAAGGGAAGATTGGAAATCTTAAAAATTTAGATGATAGAATTGAATGGTATAAAAGTATTAGTCATACTAAAGAAATTTCTAAAGAAGATATATATGAATATAAAAGAGATTATCACAGATATCGTAGAAAAATTGCGAAGTTAACAAGAGAAGATATTATTTATATGTGGTATGGAGAATGTAGTGAAGATATTTGTGGAATGATGTATGCTTTAGAATTGATGAAAGATAAGTGTTTTAACATATATCTTATTAATGTATCAAGTTTAGTTGAAGAAAATGAGTATGAGGCATTTATACCCAAAAGTGTTTCAGAAGTTATGTCAAAGGATATCAATAAATATATTAAATTTAAGAAAGAGCTAAATAAAAATACATATAAAGATATTTTACAAATGTGGGAAGCCTTAAAAAACCAAAATGAAGTTTTACGCATATTTAAGGACGGAAAAGTGAAAAGTTCTTATAAAGAGTATTTTGACATAGATATACTAAAAAATACAAATAAAAAATTTAGAAAAGCTGCAAGGACAGTTGGATATGTTCTAGGATACAGTGATCAAAATATATCTGATGATTATATTTTTTGGAGAGTTCAAGAACTTATTAAACAAGGCTACATAGAGTATAAAGGAAAATTTGGGGTTATGAGAGAAATGGAAATTAAGATAACAAATAAGGGCATAGAAATGTTAAATAATGATAAAGAAGCTATAGCATTTTGGAAGGAAAGAGAAGAGGAAACAGATAATGAAATAGAATACAGGAGGATTTTTAGAGAAGAATGTGCATTAAAAGAGAGAGTAAATATAGCAAGAAATTTATTGGATGTATTAGAGGTAGAGGTAATAGCAGAAAAAACAGGATTAACTATTGAACAGGTTAAAAATTTAGAAAGGGTTATGAGTAAATAA
- a CDS encoding amino acid permease, translated as MIAMGGAIGTGIFLAMGDTIHQAGVGGALTAYGLIGIMVYFLITSLGEMATYMPISGSFSAYANKFIDPALGFALGWNYWYNWAITIAAEMVAGGLVMKYWFPNVKPVLWSLLFLIIIVGLNVLSSKAFGESEYWFASIKVVTVIVFLLIGIGNIFGIIGGEAVGFKNFTANGGPFVGGVKSIFMIFLIAGFAFQGTELVGVAAAESEEPEKSIPKAISTIFWRILIFYLGTIVVIGAIVPLSQLGVSKSAFTLVFEKAGVAIAASLMNAVILTSILSAGNSGMYASSRMLYSMAKEGMAPKVFARTNSKGVPVNAVLLTTLIASICFLTGIFAQSTVYVWLVAASGLAGFIAWIGIALCHYRFRKAYVAQGLDMNKLKYKAKLYPIGPILALIMCIIVILGQGFAYIKPEGIDWLGVIAAYIGIPIFLVLYLGYKIKHKTRVVELNDIDLNNED; from the coding sequence ATGATTGCTATGGGTGGTGCCATAGGAACGGGTATATTTTTAGCCATGGGTGATACAATACATCAAGCTGGTGTAGGTGGAGCGCTTACAGCTTATGGATTAATAGGAATAATGGTTTATTTCCTTATAACAAGTCTTGGAGAAATGGCAACCTATATGCCAATATCCGGTTCTTTTAGTGCATATGCAAACAAATTTATAGATCCCGCACTTGGATTTGCACTTGGATGGAATTATTGGTACAACTGGGCTATAACTATTGCTGCTGAAATGGTAGCAGGGGGACTTGTTATGAAATATTGGTTCCCAAATGTAAAGCCTGTGCTTTGGAGTTTGCTATTTTTAATAATAATAGTTGGACTTAATGTTTTATCTTCTAAAGCATTTGGAGAATCAGAATACTGGTTTGCAAGTATAAAAGTAGTTACTGTAATTGTATTTTTATTAATTGGAATAGGAAATATTTTTGGAATAATAGGTGGAGAAGCTGTTGGGTTTAAGAATTTTACAGCTAATGGAGGACCATTTGTTGGCGGAGTAAAGTCAATATTTATGATATTTTTAATTGCTGGTTTCGCTTTTCAAGGAACAGAACTTGTTGGAGTAGCAGCTGCTGAAAGTGAAGAACCAGAAAAAAGTATTCCAAAGGCTATAAGCACAATATTTTGGAGAATATTAATATTTTATTTAGGAACTATTGTAGTTATTGGAGCAATTGTACCTTTAAGTCAACTTGGAGTAAGTAAAAGTGCTTTTACATTGGTATTTGAAAAAGCTGGTGTGGCAATTGCAGCTTCTTTAATGAATGCAGTAATACTTACATCAATACTATCTGCTGGAAATTCAGGAATGTATGCCTCAAGTAGAATGTTATATTCTATGGCAAAGGAAGGAATGGCACCTAAAGTTTTTGCAAGAACAAATTCTAAAGGAGTTCCAGTAAATGCTGTTTTATTAACTACACTTATAGCATCTATTTGTTTTTTAACAGGAATATTTGCTCAAAGTACAGTATATGTTTGGCTTGTTGCTGCATCTGGACTTGCGGGATTTATAGCGTGGATTGGAATTGCTTTATGTCACTATAGATTTAGAAAAGCTTATGTTGCACAAGGACTTGATATGAATAAATTAAAATACAAAGCTAAATTATATCCAATAGGACCTATATTAGCATTAATTATGTGTATAATAGTTATTTTAGGACAAGGATTTGCATATATTAAGCCAGAAGGAATAGACTGGCTGGGAGTAATTGCAGCATATATAGGAATTCCAATATTTTTAGTTTTATATTTAGGATATAAAATCAAGCATAAAACACGTGTTGTAGAATTAAATGATATAGATTTAAATAATGAAGATTAA
- a CDS encoding DEAD/DEAH box helicase, whose protein sequence is MKDFKNLGISKNIIDILSREGIKSPTPIQENSIEFIKMGKDVIAEAQTGTGKTLAFLLPIFENISLESNFVQVLIVTPTRELAIQITEEAMKLKKAKDINILAAYGGKDIQSQLKKLKGNIQLIIATPGRLLDHLNRSTIKLDKLKTLVLDEADQMLYMGFKNEVEKIISYTSKKHQTLCFSATMNSDVKKLAYRYMKEPKVVSVKAEEVTLKNIQQFVVETTDRRKQDALCSVLDEDNPFMAIIFCRTKRRVDNLEEALHKRGYNCDKLHGDLAQAKRERVMKKFKNMDTQYLIATDVAARGLDITGVTHVYSYDIPENAESYIHRIGRTGRAGEEGKTCLFIDPKDKRLLETIEKEIKLTIPRRNIETK, encoded by the coding sequence ATGAAGGACTTTAAAAATTTAGGAATTAGTAAAAATATAATAGATATACTTAGCAGAGAAGGAATTAAAAGTCCAACTCCAATTCAAGAAAATAGTATAGAGTTTATAAAGATGGGAAAGGATGTTATAGCAGAAGCTCAAACAGGTACGGGTAAAACTCTTGCTTTTTTACTTCCAATCTTTGAAAACATATCTTTAGAATCAAATTTTGTTCAAGTACTTATAGTTACACCAACTAGAGAACTTGCAATTCAAATAACAGAGGAAGCTATGAAGTTAAAAAAGGCTAAAGACATTAATATATTAGCTGCATATGGAGGAAAGGACATACAATCTCAATTAAAAAAGCTAAAAGGAAATATACAATTAATAATAGCAACGCCAGGAAGACTTTTAGATCATCTTAATAGAAGTACAATAAAGCTAGATAAACTAAAAACATTAGTATTAGATGAAGCTGATCAAATGCTTTATATGGGATTTAAAAATGAAGTGGAAAAGATAATAAGTTATACTTCTAAAAAGCATCAAACATTATGTTTTTCTGCAACAATGAATTCAGATGTTAAAAAGCTAGCTTACAGATATATGAAAGAGCCTAAAGTTGTATCTGTAAAAGCTGAAGAGGTTACTTTAAAAAACATTCAGCAGTTTGTTGTAGAAACTACAGATAGAAGAAAACAAGATGCACTATGTAGTGTTTTAGATGAAGATAATCCTTTTATGGCAATTATATTTTGCAGAACTAAAAGAAGGGTTGATAATTTAGAGGAAGCTCTACATAAAAGAGGATATAATTGTGATAAGTTACATGGAGATTTAGCTCAAGCTAAAAGAGAAAGAGTTATGAAAAAGTTTAAAAATATGGATACTCAATATCTTATAGCAACAGATGTAGCGGCGAGAGGACTTGATATAACAGGAGTTACTCATGTTTATAGTTATGATATACCTGAAAATGCTGAAAGCTATATACATCGTATAGGTAGAACAGGAAGAGCTGGCGAAGAAGGAAAAACGTGTTTATTTATAGATCCTAAGGATAAAAGATTATTAGAAACTATAGAAAAAGAAATAAAACTCACTATACCTAGAAGAAATATAGAAACTAAATAA
- a CDS encoding cold shock domain-containing protein, translated as MTGTVKWFNAEKGFGFITTEEGNDVFAHFSQINKDGFKTLEEGQNVSFDVVEGAKGPQAENISVL; from the coding sequence ATGACAGGTACAGTAAAATGGTTTAACGCAGAAAAAGGATTTGGATTCATAACTACAGAAGAAGGAAATGACGTTTTCGCTCACTTTTCTCAAATCAATAAAGACGGATTCAAAACTTTAGAAGAAGGTCAAAACGTATCTTTTGACGTTGTTGAAGGCGCAAAAGGACCTCAAGCTGAAAACATCAGCGTTCTATAA